One Flavobacterium sp. 90 DNA segment encodes these proteins:
- a CDS encoding T9SS sorting signal type C domain-containing protein codes for MKRILLNYLIFIPVLKEHLFLNEQYKPAFFNRKFKLVLVLSFVCTSLWAQPPHIFTADGTVVIPAGITSMDIKAWGAGGAGGGAGSSPLLSGRSGAGGGGGAYANGLITVNPLSGVPLNIKVAVAVTGTTSSGTAGGSSTIQGFEAVILAVGGGGGTANTAGGTPSGGAGGLGSASIGSISTASGINGGNGSAALLSLGLSSGAGGNAGGTGGGAGGAALSTLLLGNGPGNAGSPPGGGGSGGLQTVGNPSQVGGSGAHGQVTVTYTCPTYNITGISATNVCITSPTSSVTVTSSAASLPIGIYTVTYNRGTPAATGLTAAMTVNTAGTGTFTAVGLTTAGTSSIAVTGLTSGVCVSPISGITTNVTISPDTVAGSAGGGTTICSGSTSAALLLTSSVGSVLRWEYSIAPFSTWTPTSVANTTTTYTSDALTQTTQFRAVVQSGTCSTLNSTATTVTVNPSPQGSLSANGPFCATGAGQLTFTATSGTGPFTVVYNDGVTNRTANSVVSGTAFATAVTPVLSTTTYTLVSVTDANTCIRSSGFTGSSATITVNPLPQGTLSANGPFCATGAGQLTFTATSGTGPFTVVYNDGIANRSVSVASGTAFATVVTPVLSTTTYTLVSVTDANTCVRSSGFTGGSATITVTPLPQGSLSANGPFCATGAGQLTFTATSGTGPFTVVYNDGVANRSVSVASGTAFATAVTPVLSTTTYTLVSVTDANTCIRSSGFTGSSATITVRPLPQGTLSANGPFCATGAGQLTFTATSGTGPFTVVYNDGVANRSVSVASGTSFATAVTPVLSTTTYTLVSVTDANTCVRSSGFTGGSATITVTPLPQGSLSANGPFCATGAGQLTFTATSGTGPFTVVYNDGVANRSVSVASGTAFATFQTPVLSTTTYTLVSVTDANTCIRSSGFTGSSATITVTPLPQGTLSANGPFCATGAGQLTFTATSGTGPFTVVYNDGVANRSVSVASGTAFATFQTPVLSTTTYTLVSVTDANTCVRSSGFTGGSATITVTPLPQGTLSANGPFCATGAGQLTFTATSGTGPFTVVYNDGVANRSVSVASGTAFATFQTPVLSTTTYTLVSVTDANTCIRSSGFTGGSVTITVTPLPQGSLSANGPFCATGAGQLTFTATSGTGPFTVVYNDGVANRSVSVASGTAFATAVTPVLSTTTYTLVSVTDANTCIRSSGFTGGSATITVTPLPQGTLSANGPFCATGAGQLTFTATSGTGPFTVVYNDGVANRSVSVASGTAFATAVTPVLSTTTYTLVSVTDANTCIRSSGFTGGSATITVTPLPQGSLSANGPFCATGAGQLTFTSTSGTGPFTVVYNDGVANRSVSVASGTAFATFQTPVLSTTTYTLVSVTDANTCIRSSGFTGGSATITVNPLPQGSLSANGPFCATGAGQLTFTATSGTGPFTVVYNDGVANRSVSVASGTAFATAVTPVLSTTTYTLVSVTDANTCVRSSGFTGGSATITVTPLPQGTLSANGPFCATGAGQLTFTATSGTGPFTVVYNDGVANRSVSVASGTAFATVVTPVLSTTTYTLVSVTDANTCVRSSGFTGGSATITVTPLPQGTLSANGPFCATGGGQLTFTATSGTGPFTVVYNDGVANRSVSVASGTAFATAVTPVLSTTTYTLVSVTDANTCIRSSGFTGGSATITVNPLPVPVFSVQPGATVCVDDSVTYTTLAGQTNYLWTVPGVAGTDYNITSGGISTTNNTVTLQWKITGNKTVMVSYSSNGCAAVVSASNSTNVTKTQPGIVNGGAHVCSGDPSPLLTLSGYNGTIVRWEYAESLPYVWQSISHTGVAYQPGILLTSTSYRAVIKNGTCAEDFSIETRIDIDSRPSTPVPGTIVPPTCVNPTGSVVLNGLITGPNVIINQTGTSLQTYTDFGAGYTVTNLSPGTYYFTIQDGANCPSLPTTGIVIVPPVTNIWNGSVWSNGSPPIETDGVEFAGNYQTTGNLSACSCIVHPGVNVTVKSNHTLTIDNFLNNNGGTLIFENNASLLQVNNSVNTGNIFYKRDTPPVRRYDFTYWSSPVTRTPAFTLHDLSPNTLIDKYERYDPLTGWIIINNGTAPMLAGVGYTVRAPQNYDINNPVVYNASFEGVPNNGPYNISLGAAEKWSLLGNPYPSAIYADQFIVDNTANVYGTLYFWTHNSAPNSTTYQYNSEDYATYNLSGSVVIGNMTGDGATTPGNQNPPLGYIAAGQSFFVKSKTGQNAVFTNSMRISGNNTQFFKDANSKNEKNRVWLNLTNTQGAFKQLLVGYIEGATDGWDTNYDGITADANKYLDFYSINGDLKLVIQGRALPFKNSDIVPLGYRSAIAGDFTIAIDHADGQLSTQPIFLEDKTTGVMHDLRASNYTFTTTTGIFADRFVLRYSKTLGVEDFDKNEDNVIAFVKNKNIKVSSLKDAINEVVIYDVSGKMLYDKKKIGNTELQITNLQSGNQVLFVKVILENGYVSTKKVVF; via the coding sequence ATGAAAAGAATCTTACTTAACTATTTGATTTTTATTCCTGTTCTAAAGGAACATTTGTTTCTAAATGAGCAATATAAACCAGCATTTTTTAATAGAAAGTTCAAACTAGTTTTAGTTTTATCTTTTGTATGCACTTCACTGTGGGCTCAGCCACCTCACATATTTACAGCTGATGGCACAGTAGTTATTCCGGCAGGAATTACCTCTATGGATATTAAAGCATGGGGTGCCGGTGGTGCTGGTGGAGGTGCAGGTAGTTCTCCTTTACTTAGTGGAAGAAGTGGTGCAGGCGGAGGAGGAGGAGCATATGCAAATGGTCTCATAACAGTTAATCCATTATCAGGAGTGCCTTTAAATATTAAAGTTGCCGTAGCGGTTACTGGAACAACTTCAAGTGGAACAGCAGGAGGCAGTTCAACAATACAAGGTTTTGAAGCAGTTATTTTAGCAGTTGGAGGAGGAGGAGGTACAGCCAATACAGCAGGCGGTACACCCAGTGGCGGAGCAGGTGGATTAGGCAGTGCTTCGATTGGTTCCATTTCAACAGCTTCTGGGATAAATGGAGGAAACGGAAGTGCTGCCTTATTAAGTTTGGGGCTTTCATCTGGGGCTGGTGGTAATGCAGGTGGTACCGGAGGAGGTGCCGGAGGTGCAGCTCTTTCAACTTTATTATTAGGTAATGGACCAGGAAATGCAGGTAGTCCACCCGGTGGTGGCGGGAGTGGTGGATTGCAGACCGTAGGAAATCCTTCTCAAGTAGGAGGTTCAGGTGCTCACGGACAAGTTACAGTTACTTATACATGTCCAACTTATAATATTACGGGAATATCAGCAACGAATGTTTGTATTACATCACCAACATCTTCAGTAACAGTTACATCGAGTGCTGCATCTTTGCCTATTGGTATTTATACGGTTACTTATAATCGAGGTACACCCGCAGCTACTGGATTGACAGCAGCAATGACAGTAAATACAGCAGGTACTGGAACTTTTACAGCAGTAGGCCTAACAACTGCAGGTACAAGTTCGATTGCTGTTACAGGATTAACATCAGGTGTTTGTGTTTCTCCCATTTCAGGAATAACTACTAATGTAACAATTTCTCCGGACACAGTAGCGGGATCCGCTGGTGGAGGAACAACAATTTGTAGTGGTTCAACAAGTGCTGCTTTATTATTAACCAGTAGTGTAGGCTCAGTTCTTAGATGGGAATATTCAATAGCTCCGTTTTCAACTTGGACTCCCACATCTGTTGCAAATACAACAACAACATATACTTCGGACGCACTTACACAAACTACACAATTTAGAGCTGTAGTGCAAAGTGGTACTTGCTCGACATTAAATTCTACAGCAACTACCGTAACTGTTAACCCGTCTCCACAAGGAAGTTTGTCAGCCAATGGCCCATTTTGCGCGACTGGCGCTGGACAATTAACTTTTACTGCAACATCCGGAACCGGACCGTTTACGGTGGTTTATAATGATGGCGTTACAAATCGCACTGCAAATAGTGTAGTAAGCGGAACAGCTTTTGCAACGGCTGTCACTCCGGTTTTAAGTACAACAACCTATACTTTAGTTTCCGTTACCGATGCCAATACTTGTATAAGAAGTTCTGGTTTCACCGGAAGTTCAGCGACTATCACCGTTAATCCATTACCACAAGGAACCTTATCGGCTAATGGTCCTTTTTGTGCGACTGGCGCGGGACAATTAACTTTTACAGCAACATCAGGAACAGGACCATTTACTGTCGTTTATAATGATGGAATTGCCAATCGCAGCGTTAGTGTTGCAAGCGGTACAGCTTTTGCAACGGTTGTCACTCCGGTTTTAAGCACAACAACCTATACTTTAGTTTCCGTTACCGATGCCAATACTTGTGTACGAAGTTCAGGTTTCACTGGAGGTTCAGCCACGATAACCGTTACCCCATTACCACAAGGAAGTTTGTCAGCCAATGGTCCTTTTTGTGCGACTGGCGCGGGACAATTAACGTTTACCGCAACATCCGGAACAGGACCATTTACAGTGGTTTATAATGATGGAGTGGCAAATCGTAGTGTAAGTGTTGCAAGCGGAACAGCTTTTGCAACGGCTGTCACTCCAGTTTTAAGTACAACAACTTATACTTTAGTTTCAGTTACCGATGCCAATACTTGTATAAGAAGTTCTGGTTTCACCGGAAGTTCAGCGACTATAACTGTTAGACCTTTACCACAAGGAACCTTATCGGCTAATGGTCCTTTTTGCGCGACTGGCGCTGGACAATTAACTTTTACCGCAACATCCGGAACAGGACCATTTACGGTGGTTTATAATGATGGAGTGGCAAATCGCAGTGTAAGCGTCGCAAGCGGAACATCTTTTGCAACGGCGGTCACTCCGGTTTTAAGCACAACAACCTATACTTTAGTTTCAGTTACCGATGCCAATACTTGTGTACGAAGTTCTGGTTTCACCGGAGGTTCAGCCACGATAACCGTTACCCCATTACCACAAGGTAGCTTATCAGCCAATGGTCCTTTTTGTGCGACTGGCGCGGGACAATTAACGTTTACCGCAACATCCGGAACAGGACCATTTACTGTGGTTTATAATGATGGAGTTGCCAATCGCAGTGTAAGTGTGGCAAGCGGTACAGCTTTTGCAACTTTCCAAACTCCGGTTTTAAGTACAACAACTTATACTTTAGTTTCCGTTACCGATGCCAATACTTGTATAAGAAGTTCTGGTTTCACCGGAAGTTCAGCAACGATAACCGTTACCCCATTACCACAAGGAACCTTGTCAGCCAATGGTCCATTTTGTGCGACTGGAGCGGGACAATTAACGTTTACTGCAACATCCGGAACAGGACCATTTACTGTGGTTTATAATGATGGAGTTGCAAATCGTAGTGTAAGTGTGGCAAGCGGAACCGCTTTTGCAACTTTCCAAACACCGGTTTTAAGTACAACAACTTATACTTTAGTTTCCGTTACCGATGCCAATACTTGTGTACGAAGTTCAGGTTTCACCGGAGGTTCAGCCACGATAACCGTTACCCCATTACCACAAGGAACCTTGTCAGCCAATGGTCCTTTTTGCGCAACTGGCGCCGGACAATTAACGTTTACAGCAACATCCGGAACAGGACCATTTACTGTGGTTTATAATGATGGAGTTGCAAATCGTAGTGTAAGTGTTGCAAGCGGTACAGCTTTTGCAACTTTCCAAACTCCGGTTTTAAGTACAACAACCTATACTTTAGTTTCGGTTACTGATGCCAATACTTGTATAAGAAGTTCAGGTTTCACCGGAGGTTCAGTAACGATTACCGTTACCCCATTACCACAAGGAAGTTTGTCTGCCAATGGTCCTTTTTGTGCAACTGGCGCCGGACAATTAACTTTTACAGCAACATCAGGAACAGGACCATTTACTGTGGTTTATAATGATGGAGTTGCAAATCGTAGTGTAAGTGTTGCAAGCGGAACCGCTTTTGCAACGGCTGTCACTCCGGTTTTAAGTACAACAACTTATACTTTAGTTTCCGTGACCGATGCCAATACCTGTATAAGAAGTTCTGGTTTCACCGGAGGTTCAGCGACTATCACCGTTACCCCATTACCACAAGGAACCTTGTCAGCCAATGGTCCTTTTTGCGCAACTGGCGCTGGACAATTGACGTTTACAGCAACATCCGGAACAGGACCATTTACAGTGGTTTATAATGATGGAGTTGCCAATCGCAGCGTTAGTGTTGCAAGCGGAACAGCTTTTGCAACGGCTGTGACTCCGGTTTTAAGCACAACAACCTATACTTTAGTTTCCGTGACCGATGCCAATACCTGTATAAGAAGTTCTGGTTTCACCGGAGGTTCAGCGACTATCACCGTTACCCCATTACCACAAGGAAGTTTGTCAGCCAATGGTCCATTTTGTGCAACTGGCGCCGGACAATTAACTTTTACCTCAACATCCGGAACAGGACCATTTACTGTGGTTTATAATGATGGAGTGGCAAATCGCAGTGTAAGTGTGGCAAGCGGAACAGCTTTTGCAACTTTCCAAACACCAGTTTTAAGTACAACAACCTATACTTTAGTTTCGGTTACCGATGCAAATACTTGTATAAGAAGTTCCGGTTTCACCGGAGGTTCAGCGACTATCACCGTTAATCCATTACCACAAGGAAGTTTGTCAGCTAATGGTCCATTTTGCGCGACTGGCGCTGGACAATTAACTTTTACAGCAACATCCGGAACAGGACCATTTACGGTAGTCTATAATGATGGAGTTGCCAATCGCAGTGTAAGTGTTGCAAGCGGAACAGCTTTTGCAACAGCTGTCACTCCGGTTTTAAGTACAACAACCTATACTTTAGTTTCCGTTACCGATGCTAATACTTGCGTGAGAAGTTCAGGTTTTACCGGAGGTTCAGCGACTATCACCGTTACCCCATTACCACAAGGAACCTTATCGGCTAATGGTCCATTTTGTGCAACTGGCGCTGGACAATTAACGTTTACCGCAACATCCGGAACAGGACCATTTACTGTGGTTTATAATGATGGAGTTGCCAATCGAAGTGTAAGTGTTGCAAGCGGAACAGCTTTTGCAACGGTTGTCACTCCTGTTTTAAGTACAACAACCTATACTTTAGTTTCGGTTACTGATGCCAATACTTGTGTACGAAGTTCAGGTTTCACCGGAGGTTCAGCCACGATAACCGTTACCCCATTACCACAAGGAACCTTGTCGGCTAATGGTCCATTTTGTGCGACTGGAGGGGGACAATTAACGTTTACAGCAACATCCGGAACAGGACCGTTTACGGTAGTTTATAATGATGGAGTTGCCAATCGCAGTGTAAGTGTTGCAAGCGGAACAGCTTTTGCAACGGCGGTCACTCCGGTTTTAAGTACAACAACTTATACTTTAGTTTCCGTGACCGATGCCAATACCTGTATAAGAAGTTCAGGTTTTACGGGAGGTTCAGCGACTATAACCGTTAATCCATTACCGGTTCCGGTTTTTTCTGTTCAGCCTGGAGCAACTGTTTGTGTTGATGATAGCGTGACCTACACCACTTTGGCTGGACAAACAAATTATCTTTGGACGGTTCCCGGAGTTGCAGGTACAGATTATAATATTACCTCAGGTGGAATATCAACTACCAATAATACAGTCACATTACAATGGAAAATAACAGGAAATAAAACAGTTATGGTAAGTTATTCTTCAAATGGATGTGCTGCAGTTGTGAGTGCAAGTAACTCAACAAATGTAACAAAAACACAACCCGGAATTGTAAACGGAGGAGCGCATGTTTGTAGCGGAGATCCAAGTCCTTTATTAACTTTAAGTGGTTATAACGGTACTATTGTCAGATGGGAATACGCCGAATCTTTGCCATATGTATGGCAATCTATAAGTCATACAGGTGTTGCTTATCAGCCAGGAATATTATTAACGAGTACTAGTTATCGAGCTGTGATAAAAAACGGAACCTGTGCAGAAGATTTTTCAATAGAAACAAGAATTGATATTGATTCAAGACCATCTACTCCGGTACCAGGAACTATAGTACCACCAACATGTGTTAATCCTACAGGAAGTGTAGTTTTAAATGGCTTAATCACTGGTCCTAACGTGATCATTAATCAAACCGGCACATCTTTGCAAACTTATACTGATTTTGGCGCTGGTTATACCGTTACTAATTTATCTCCGGGTACTTATTATTTTACGATTCAGGATGGGGCAAATTGTCCTTCGTTACCAACAACAGGTATTGTAATTGTACCGCCTGTTACAAATATTTGGAATGGTTCAGTTTGGTCTAATGGAAGTCCACCTATAGAAACTGACGGCGTTGAGTTTGCAGGAAATTATCAAACAACAGGAAACTTAAGTGCCTGCTCATGTATTGTGCACCCCGGAGTTAATGTTACTGTAAAATCCAATCATACATTAACCATTGATAATTTTTTAAATAATAATGGAGGAACTTTGATTTTTGAAAACAATGCCAGCCTTCTTCAGGTAAACAACTCAGTTAACACAGGAAATATTTTTTATAAACGAGATACTCCCCCGGTTCGTCGTTATGATTTTACCTATTGGTCATCTCCGGTTACACGTACTCCGGCTTTTACGTTACATGATTTGTCTCCAAATACTTTGATTGATAAGTATGAAAGATATGATCCTTTAACAGGATGGATAATTATTAATAATGGAACCGCACCAATGTTAGCAGGAGTTGGTTATACCGTAAGAGCTCCGCAAAATTATGATATTAATAATCCGGTGGTTTATAATGCATCATTTGAAGGAGTTCCAAATAATGGTCCATACAATATAAGTTTGGGAGCAGCGGAGAAATGGAGCTTATTAGGAAATCCATATCCTTCTGCAATTTATGCAGATCAATTTATCGTCGATAATACGGCAAATGTTTATGGTACTTTATATTTTTGGACTCACAATTCAGCTCCCAATAGTACAACATACCAATATAATTCTGAAGATTATGCAACTTATAATTTATCAGGCAGTGTAGTTATAGGCAATATGACAGGAGATGGAGCAACAACACCTGGAAATCAAAATCCTCCATTGGGATATATTGCAGCAGGGCAATCATTCTTTGTGAAATCAAAAACAGGACAAAACGCTGTTTTTACAAACTCAATGCGTATTTCAGGGAATAACACGCAATTTTTTAAAGATGCAAATTCAAAGAATGAAAAGAACCGTGTCTGGCTTAATCTAACAAATACCCAAGGAGCATTCAAGCAATTGTTAGTTGGTTATATTGAAGGAGCAACAGATGGTTGGGATACTAATTATGATGGAATCACAGCAGATGCAAACAAATATTTAGATTTTTACAGTATAAATGGAGATCTAAAACTTGTGATTCAGGGACGCGCATTACCGTTTAAAAATTCTGATATTGTTCCCTTAGGATATAGATCCGCAATTGCAGGTGATTTTACCATTGCAATAGATCATGCCGATGGTCAATTAAGTACTCAACCTATTTTTCTGGAAGATAAAACTACTGGTGTTATGCACGATTTGAGAGCAAGCAACTATACTTTTACAACTACAACAGGCATTTTTGCAGACCGTTTTGTGCTGCGATACTCGAAAACTTTAGGAGTTGAAGACTTTGATAAAAACGAAGATAATGTTATTGCTTTTGTAAAAAATAAAAACATAAAAGTATCCTCACTCAAAGACGCTATTAATGAAGTTGTTATTTATGATGTTTCCGGAAAAATGCTTTATGATAAAAAGAAAATCGGAAATACTGAATTACAAATAACAAATTTGCAATCCGGAAATCAGGTTTTATTTGTAAAAGTTATTTTAGAAAACGGTTATGTATCGACCAAGAAAGTTGTCTTTTAA
- a CDS encoding cupin-like domain-containing protein produces the protein MKLKQIERVKKISKSDFISQYVKKQIPVVIEELTEDWPAYHKWKLSYIKEIAGETIVPLYDDRPVNHEDGFNEAHTKMKMSDYINLLEQKPTNYRIFLYNLMKELPTLKNDFLWPDIGLKLVKQMPMLFFGGEKARVFMHYDIDYSNILHFHFHGEKQCMLFAPNQTKFLYKVPHALISREDIDFDNPDYEKFPALKNAEGYITNLKHGEMLYMPEGYWHYMKYLTPGFSMSLRAFPKNIKNLSKAVYNVFIMRHFDILMRKIKGQKWIDYKNEKAVSKTNGSLQKTF, from the coding sequence ATGAAGTTAAAACAAATCGAAAGGGTAAAAAAAATCTCAAAATCTGATTTTATTTCCCAATATGTAAAAAAGCAAATTCCCGTTGTTATTGAAGAACTGACAGAAGACTGGCCAGCATATCATAAATGGAAATTATCATACATTAAAGAAATCGCAGGCGAAACCATCGTCCCTTTATACGATGACAGACCCGTAAATCATGAAGATGGCTTTAATGAAGCTCATACTAAAATGAAGATGAGCGATTACATTAATCTTCTGGAGCAAAAACCTACCAATTATCGCATCTTTCTTTATAATCTAATGAAAGAGCTCCCAACATTAAAAAACGACTTTCTATGGCCTGATATTGGTCTAAAATTGGTCAAGCAAATGCCAATGCTGTTTTTTGGCGGAGAAAAAGCAAGAGTCTTTATGCATTATGATATTGATTATTCTAATATTTTGCATTTTCACTTTCATGGAGAAAAACAATGTATGCTTTTTGCTCCAAATCAGACTAAGTTTCTGTACAAGGTCCCTCACGCTTTGATCTCGCGAGAAGACATTGATTTTGACAATCCGGATTACGAAAAATTTCCTGCCCTAAAAAATGCCGAAGGTTATATCACCAATCTCAAACACGGAGAAATGTTATATATGCCCGAAGGTTATTGGCATTATATGAAATACCTGACTCCCGGATTTTCTATGAGTTTAAGAGCTTTCCCAAAAAACATTAAGAACTTATCAAAAGCAGTTTATAATGTTTTCATCATGCGCCATTTTGATATTTTAATGCGAAAAATTAAAGGTCAAAAATGGATTGATTATAAAAATGAAAAAGCGGTTAGCAAAACTAACGGAAGTTTGCAAAAGACTTTTTAA
- the bioB gene encoding biotin synthase BioB: MSITKHNWTKDEIIAIYNKPMMDLLYEAATIHRQKHDPNVVQVSTLLSIKTGGCPEDCGYCPQAARYNTGVEGNDLMSVSQVKAQALRAKSSGSSRVCMGAAWRNVKDGEEFDQVLEMVRTINKLDMEVCCTLGMITENQAQRLAEAGLYAYNHNLDTSEEYYKDVISTRGFEDRLQTIENVRKTNVTVCSGGIIGMGESIEDRAGMLVALSTLNPQPESVPINALVAVEGTPMEEEKPVEIWEMIRMVATTRIVMPDTQVRLSAGRTNMSREGQAMCFFAGANSIFAGDKLLTTPNPDVHEDMKMFEMLGLIPQKPFVKVSQPQTVEAADSQFAPLGEKPKWTRPGHTIERNLEASIKSKI, translated from the coding sequence ATGAGCATTACAAAACACAACTGGACAAAAGACGAGATAATCGCCATATATAATAAACCTATGATGGACTTGCTTTATGAAGCAGCAACTATACATAGACAAAAACATGATCCGAACGTAGTTCAGGTATCAACTTTACTATCTATCAAAACCGGAGGTTGTCCGGAAGATTGCGGTTATTGTCCGCAAGCTGCCCGATATAACACTGGCGTAGAAGGTAATGATCTAATGAGTGTAAGTCAGGTAAAAGCTCAGGCTTTGCGTGCAAAATCAAGCGGATCTTCCCGCGTTTGTATGGGTGCTGCCTGGAGAAACGTAAAAGATGGTGAAGAGTTTGATCAGGTTCTGGAAATGGTTCGTACCATTAACAAACTAGATATGGAGGTTTGTTGTACTTTAGGTATGATTACCGAAAATCAAGCACAACGTTTAGCAGAAGCTGGTTTATATGCCTACAATCACAACTTAGATACTTCTGAAGAATATTATAAAGATGTAATTTCTACTCGTGGTTTCGAAGACCGTTTGCAAACTATCGAAAATGTTCGTAAAACGAATGTTACCGTTTGTAGTGGAGGAATTATTGGTATGGGAGAAAGCATCGAAGACAGAGCGGGAATGCTTGTTGCACTTTCTACTTTAAACCCTCAACCGGAATCTGTGCCAATTAATGCATTAGTTGCCGTTGAAGGAACTCCGATGGAGGAAGAAAAACCAGTTGAAATCTGGGAAATGATTCGAATGGTAGCAACTACAAGAATTGTTATGCCGGACACGCAAGTTCGTTTATCAGCCGGAAGAACAAATATGAGTCGCGAAGGACAGGCAATGTGCTTTTTTGCCGGTGCAAATTCTATTTTTGCAGGTGATAAATTATTGACTACTCCAAATCCTGATGTTCACGAAGACATGAAAATGTTTGAAATGTTAGGCTTAATTCCACAAAAACCATTTGTTAAAGTTTCGCAACCACAAACTGTTGAAGCAGCTGATTCTCAATTTGCTCCATTGGGCGAAAAACCTAAGTGGACAAGACCTGGACATACAATCGAAAGAAACCTCGAGGCTTCGATCAAATCAAAAATTTAA
- a CDS encoding bifunctional riboflavin kinase/FAD synthetase has translation MKLFHSINDFQSTKKTILTLGTFDGVHIGHKKILERITQNTENGKYESLVLTFFPHPRMVLQEKSEIKLLNTISEKTKLLEATGIENLVIHPFNESFSRLTAEEFVHSILVDQFHIQKIIIGHDHRFGRNRTANIDDLIAFGAEYGFEVEQISAQEIQDVSVSSTKIRKALNEGNMALANDYLGYDYFLSGEVVKGKQLGRTIGFPTANIQIEEDYKLIPKTGVYVVKAIVDQKEVYGMMNIGFNPTVNGQKQTIEVNLFDFDADIYGQKIEVSLLEYLREEQKFGSVDLLKEQLNQDRINALAFVSEL, from the coding sequence TTGAAGCTCTTTCATTCTATAAACGATTTTCAGTCAACCAAGAAAACGATTTTAACTCTTGGAACCTTTGACGGTGTACATATTGGTCATAAAAAAATTCTGGAACGAATTACTCAAAATACAGAAAACGGAAAATACGAAAGTTTAGTGCTTACTTTTTTTCCGCATCCAAGAATGGTTTTACAAGAAAAATCAGAAATCAAACTCTTAAATACGATTTCTGAAAAAACGAAACTTCTGGAAGCAACCGGAATAGAAAATCTTGTTATTCATCCGTTTAACGAAAGTTTCTCCAGATTAACTGCCGAAGAATTTGTTCATTCTATTTTAGTAGATCAATTTCATATTCAGAAAATAATTATTGGTCACGATCATCGTTTTGGAAGAAACAGAACGGCAAACATTGACGATTTAATCGCTTTTGGTGCTGAATACGGTTTTGAAGTGGAGCAGATTTCAGCTCAAGAAATTCAGGATGTTTCTGTGAGTTCTACTAAAATCAGAAAAGCGTTAAACGAAGGAAATATGGCTCTTGCCAATGATTATCTGGGTTATGACTACTTTTTGTCCGGTGAAGTTGTAAAAGGAAAACAATTAGGAAGAACGATTGGTTTTCCAACAGCAAATATCCAAATTGAAGAAGATTACAAGCTTATTCCTAAAACCGGCGTTTATGTTGTTAAAGCCATTGTGGATCAAAAAGAAGTTTATGGAATGATGAATATTGGTTTTAATCCAACTGTAAATGGGCAAAAACAAACCATCGAAGTAAATCTTTTTGACTTTGATGCTGATATTTACGGGCAAAAAATCGAAGTTTCATTATTGGAATATCTTCGTGAAGAGCAAAAATTTGGTTCAGTAGATTTATTGAAAGAACAATTAAATCAGGATAGAATAAATGCTTTAGCTTTTGTGAGCGAGCTTTAG